A genome region from Equus caballus isolate H_3958 breed thoroughbred chromosome 19, TB-T2T, whole genome shotgun sequence includes the following:
- the LOC138918847 gene encoding spermatogenesis-associated protein 31E1-like: MPLSQSSPGRLSSKGCFHRLSSQDSPGEACKSASARVRQPCRKPVEGAALTMTPALFLVPLTQPTLPLASTLPAEPPSDLTRIPLSRVAMSSAPAHSCWPFPNSGLSHMSCRIEFLSQWNMIKVLLFPWSSHFESKQGHLSCHQPVPSFWGGPTNREGETDSPSVANPDVQKLLETEITERIQTKVWGEEEQDDPCTPQMLEAHSIMSELNFHWDLPLLSLEPEDLKACEAQHSALPRSPFPPQPPVILGPNRKLTLHSSWENL; encoded by the exons ATGCCACTTTCGCAAAG ctccccagggaggctgtcttcTAAGGGATGCTTCCATCGCTTGTCATCTCAAGACTCCCCTGGGGAGGCCTGCAAGTCAGCATCTGCCAGAGTCCGCCAACCATGCAGGAAGCCTGTGGAAGGTGCTGCTCTCACCATGACTCCAGCACTTTTCCTTGTTCCTCTGACACAGCCCACTCTACCTTTGGCCTCCACTCTGCCAGCAGAACCTCCATCTGACTTGACCAGAATCCCGCTAAGCCGTGTTGCCATGAGCTCAGCTCCAGCTCACTCctgttggccatttcccaactcaggcctcAGCCACATGAGCTGTCGCATTGAGTTCCTCTCCCAGTGGAACATGATCAAGGTCTTGCTCTTCCCCTGGTCATCTCACTTCGAGTCCAAGCAAGGGCACCTGTCCTGCCACCAACCAGTGCCctcattctggggaggccccacaaatagggagggagagactgataGCCCCTCAGTTGCCAACCCTGATGTCCAGAAGCTGCTTGAGACAGAAATCACAGAAAGAATACAAACGAaggtctggggagaagaagaacaagatgATCCATGCACTCCTCAGATGCTCGAAGCACACAGTATCATGTCTGAGCTGAATTTCCACTGGGACCTACCCCTCCTGTCCTTGGAGCCTGAAGATCTgaaagcatgtgaggctcaacACTCCGCCCTTCCACGGTCCCCTTTTCCCCCGCAGCCACCTGTGATTCTGGGGCCCAATCGAAAGCTGACTTTGCACAGTTCATGGGAAAACCTTTGA